The following are encoded together in the Capsulimonas corticalis genome:
- a CDS encoding glycosyltransferase family 9 protein, which produces MKILIVKLWALGDILVATPLLRALRRQYPGCHITWLADSRYAEILKGSELVDEVIAFNMAPWLRYFRAGQVIPYLKTSFALRRKLNAAKFDMSIALNAEKWWMLWFNAAPVRIGLFPGDEQQRLRKYYTSVVARMTPMHTTDSYLLTAISLGVPEPFDKRMVVAVTSGDRKSAQDFLDAAGYDPQKPIVLLHPGASQDSKCWPAANFGKLADLLSDRCNLIVTGSPGETELARRVAAEAERAHPIVAAGALSNIRETAALVEMASVVVTGDTSLLHIASALDTPLVAIYGSTRPRDYTPLFGRSALLYDDTVSCAPCYKANCPLAGDSFMACMRGTSPERVWESVEAFLADEAPAPSPSV; this is translated from the coding sequence ATGAAGATATTAATCGTGAAGCTCTGGGCGCTGGGAGATATCCTGGTGGCGACACCGCTATTGCGGGCGCTGCGCCGGCAATACCCGGGCTGTCATATCACCTGGCTTGCGGATAGCCGTTACGCGGAGATCCTCAAAGGCTCAGAACTTGTCGATGAGGTGATCGCGTTCAACATGGCTCCCTGGCTGCGTTATTTTCGGGCCGGGCAAGTCATTCCCTATTTGAAGACCTCGTTTGCGCTGCGGCGCAAACTCAACGCCGCGAAGTTCGACATGTCCATCGCGCTGAACGCGGAAAAGTGGTGGATGCTGTGGTTTAATGCGGCGCCCGTCCGTATCGGCTTATTTCCCGGCGACGAACAGCAAAGACTCCGGAAGTACTACACGTCGGTAGTCGCTCGCATGACGCCGATGCACACGACGGACAGTTATCTGCTGACGGCGATCAGTCTCGGCGTCCCCGAGCCGTTCGACAAAAGAATGGTCGTGGCGGTGACGTCGGGCGACCGAAAGTCCGCACAGGATTTTCTGGACGCCGCCGGTTACGATCCTCAGAAACCAATCGTCCTCCTGCATCCCGGCGCCAGTCAGGACAGTAAGTGCTGGCCGGCGGCCAATTTTGGGAAGCTGGCGGATCTGCTGAGCGATCGATGCAACCTGATCGTGACCGGCAGCCCCGGCGAAACCGAGCTGGCGCGCCGCGTGGCGGCGGAAGCGGAGCGCGCGCATCCGATCGTCGCCGCCGGCGCGCTTTCGAACATTCGCGAGACGGCGGCGCTGGTGGAGATGGCGAGCGTGGTGGTCACCGGCGACACCAGTCTTCTGCATATCGCCTCCGCGCTGGACACGCCGCTGGTCGCCATATATGGCAGCACGCGGCCGCGAGACTACACCCCGTTATTTGGACGGTCCGCGCTTTTGTATGACGATACCGTGTCCTGCGCCCCTTGCTACAAAGCAAACTGCCCCCTTGCGGGGGACAGTTTCATGGCCTGTATGCGCGGAACTTCGCCGGAAAGAGTTTGGGAATCCGTAGAGGCGTTTCTTGCGGACGAAGCGCCCGCGCCCAGCCCATCAGTTTGA
- a CDS encoding glycosyltransferase family 4 protein: MRILLVSGGGIPIPPPRWGGVENLIWQQATALRAAGHEVDICNVPARGIKKVPLAISTKPWTYDIVHLHLDNSSKYWIPLTKIFKFNLLISTHYGYAAFPEHWNSVYPRIFQNLKKAPNLLLISPEIEKTFRRLGATARMFVLPNGINCASLKWKPKGTKDAICLARVEKRKKQTLLASKLDKTDVVCDFAGPIDPEIDFVVNERNTHYIGEWSRDQIQENLTDYRCLVLISDGEGHAAVLSEAMAAGVSLVVSPQASHNLDLSLPWIYAIDPEKDDIPAAIQKAIDENERYRKEIRAYCEADFDWKVIMPRYIEILEQIVAK, from the coding sequence ATGAGGATATTACTCGTATCGGGCGGCGGGATTCCGATCCCGCCGCCGCGCTGGGGCGGTGTGGAGAACTTGATCTGGCAGCAGGCCACTGCGTTGCGGGCGGCGGGGCACGAAGTCGATATCTGCAACGTTCCCGCGCGCGGCATTAAAAAAGTGCCGCTGGCGATCAGTACGAAACCCTGGACTTATGATATTGTCCATTTGCATCTGGACAATTCGAGCAAATACTGGATTCCCCTGACGAAGATCTTCAAATTCAATCTTTTGATCTCCACGCATTATGGCTATGCGGCGTTTCCGGAACACTGGAACAGTGTTTATCCGCGCATCTTCCAGAATCTGAAAAAAGCGCCGAACCTCCTGCTGATCAGTCCCGAAATTGAAAAGACGTTCCGCCGTTTAGGCGCGACGGCAAGGATGTTTGTGCTCCCGAACGGCATCAACTGCGCCAGTTTGAAGTGGAAGCCGAAGGGTACTAAGGACGCGATCTGTTTGGCGCGCGTGGAAAAGCGAAAGAAGCAGACCCTGCTCGCCAGCAAGCTCGACAAAACCGATGTCGTGTGTGACTTCGCGGGCCCCATCGATCCGGAGATCGACTTCGTCGTCAACGAGCGCAATACGCACTATATCGGCGAGTGGAGCCGCGACCAGATCCAAGAGAACCTTACGGACTATCGGTGCCTGGTGCTGATCAGCGACGGGGAAGGGCACGCCGCCGTGCTCTCCGAAGCTATGGCGGCCGGCGTGTCGCTCGTGGTAAGCCCGCAGGCGTCCCACAATCTGGACTTGAGCCTTCCCTGGATTTACGCCATCGATCCTGAAAAAGACGATATTCCCGCCGCCATTCAAAAAGCGATCGACGAAAACGAACGATACCGCAAGGAGATACGAGCTTACTGCGAAGCGGATTTCGATTGGAAAGTGATCATGCCGCGTTACATCGAGATCCTCGAACAGATCGTCGCCAAGTAA
- a CDS encoding glycosyltransferase family 4 protein, translating into MSLSVLQVASSFASWGGAELHILNLSDQLRQRGYDVTVVCRPGLWIDERAKAMGLQTAPATVKHQLDWTDFSQLRQIFRERKADVVHVHWSRDMVVPGIAAIAERVPVRILSRHMPYPFKSRIGAMFYSKVLFTKMVTVSNSVRDTLIDCGVSPEKLETIYHGTDVEAFRRTSVNGKEMRRELAIPDDHVAVGIVGRIAPEKGHSVLVEAAKILGDKYPVKYVIIGSGPDEQKIRDLTTEMGVADKFLFTGFRDDVNNAIQAMDIVTLPSTWNEPCSAVVQQAMALCKPVIGTLAGGTPEMIEEEETGLLVPVSDSAALASAIARLAGDAFLRKAMGTQGYARVCEHFSLSVMTDHIEALYQREYDKVRGAGAYRKAFAA; encoded by the coding sequence ATGAGTCTTTCTGTGTTACAGGTGGCGTCGAGCTTTGCGAGCTGGGGCGGAGCGGAACTCCACATTCTGAACCTGTCCGATCAATTGCGGCAGCGAGGTTATGATGTGACCGTCGTTTGCCGGCCCGGCTTGTGGATCGACGAGCGCGCTAAGGCGATGGGCCTTCAAACGGCGCCGGCCACTGTCAAACATCAGCTGGACTGGACCGATTTTTCTCAGCTGCGCCAGATCTTTCGCGAGCGTAAGGCCGATGTCGTTCATGTCCACTGGAGCCGCGATATGGTGGTTCCCGGGATTGCGGCGATCGCGGAGCGCGTTCCGGTGCGGATCCTTTCGCGCCACATGCCGTATCCGTTCAAGAGCCGGATCGGGGCGATGTTTTACAGCAAGGTGCTGTTCACAAAGATGGTCACCGTTTCGAATTCCGTGCGGGACACTCTGATCGACTGCGGCGTCTCCCCCGAGAAGCTGGAAACAATCTATCACGGCACCGATGTCGAAGCGTTCCGCCGAACCTCGGTCAACGGCAAGGAAATGCGGCGCGAACTGGCGATCCCCGACGACCATGTCGCCGTGGGCATTGTCGGGCGAATCGCTCCTGAGAAGGGGCATAGCGTCCTGGTGGAAGCGGCCAAGATCCTCGGCGACAAGTATCCGGTTAAGTATGTCATCATTGGCAGCGGTCCGGATGAGCAGAAAATCCGAGATTTGACGACGGAAATGGGCGTCGCCGACAAGTTTCTCTTCACGGGGTTTCGCGACGATGTCAATAACGCGATCCAGGCGATGGACATCGTGACGCTCCCGTCAACCTGGAACGAGCCCTGCTCCGCCGTGGTGCAGCAGGCGATGGCGCTGTGCAAACCCGTTATCGGTACGCTCGCGGGCGGAACCCCCGAAATGATCGAAGAAGAAGAGACCGGGCTGCTGGTCCCCGTCTCGGACTCCGCCGCGCTGGCGTCCGCGATCGCTCGCCTCGCCGGCGACGCGTTTCTGCGCAAAGCCATGGGAACCCAGGGCTACGCGCGCGTTTGCGAACACTTTTCCCTGAGCGTGATGACCGACCATATCGAAGCGCTGTATCAGCGCGAGTACGACAAAGTGCGCGGCGCGGGAGCCTATCGCAAGGCGTTCGCCGCTTAG
- the rfaE2 gene encoding D-glycero-beta-D-manno-heptose 1-phosphate adenylyltransferase produces MDGAFPWYRNKCLTVERLAEVVSARQEAGERIVFTNGVFDILHVGHARYLAEARALGDALIVAVNTDASVRGFKGDLRPIVSEDERAEMLAALAVVDYVVLFGSRTPVPVIEQVRPALYVKGGDYRLEDLPETPVVRGYGGEVRILSLIAGRSTTNIISKVCEAYGAEKTSGDNKSI; encoded by the coding sequence GTGGACGGCGCCTTCCCATGGTATCGTAACAAGTGTTTGACGGTCGAGCGGCTGGCGGAGGTCGTGTCGGCGCGCCAGGAGGCGGGCGAACGGATCGTCTTTACCAACGGCGTCTTTGACATACTTCATGTCGGCCACGCGCGATATCTTGCCGAGGCGCGCGCGCTGGGCGATGCGCTGATCGTGGCCGTCAACACGGACGCTTCGGTGCGCGGCTTCAAAGGCGACCTGCGCCCGATCGTCTCCGAAGACGAGCGCGCGGAGATGCTCGCGGCGCTCGCCGTGGTCGATTATGTCGTTCTCTTCGGCTCAAGAACACCCGTGCCGGTGATCGAGCAAGTCCGGCCGGCCCTGTATGTGAAGGGCGGCGACTACCGCCTGGAAGATCTCCCGGAGACGCCGGTGGTGCGCGGCTACGGCGGCGAGGTCCGCATTCTGTCTTTGATCGCTGGACGTTCCACCACGAATATCATCTCGAAGGTCTGCGAGGCGTACGGCGCGGAAAAGACGAGTGGGGATAACAAGTCGATATGA
- a CDS encoding glycosyltransferase family 9 protein, translated as MQFRRALIIRFGGMGDILLATPCVRALSHAFPGMEIDFVVGGGMAESLTGNPLVRRVLTFDKRGIDSRIDHFAPFLCRLSRENYDLVINLHPSAKSFLMAWATGAKTRVTFHKQMGVDPSTGRVAHAIDDFSKELRAIGILEVLDRRMDFIAPETAYASLEIKLRTMGWREGSKLLVINPSASRPINRWPLERFQALAAHFAQTPNCQVIVTGAPRSFRTVMDALDEVSLAAAVAAVDPRIIDLAGLLTVKELGALLARADTFLTCDTGPMHIGAAVGSPMVVLSGAADPNRTGPIGENATVLIDRTLSCVPCRDRLCARGDVMCMQNLSVENVIAAVTERLGWNLRRNRGRRLPMVS; from the coding sequence ATGCAATTTCGACGAGCGCTTATTATCCGGTTTGGCGGGATGGGGGATATCTTGCTTGCGACCCCCTGTGTTCGCGCCCTTTCCCATGCCTTTCCTGGAATGGAGATCGATTTCGTGGTCGGCGGCGGCATGGCGGAATCGCTCACGGGCAACCCATTGGTTCGGCGCGTGCTGACCTTCGATAAGCGCGGAATCGATTCTCGGATCGATCACTTCGCGCCATTCTTGTGTCGTCTCTCGCGCGAGAATTACGACCTTGTGATCAACCTGCATCCCAGCGCCAAGTCGTTTCTGATGGCGTGGGCGACCGGCGCAAAGACCCGGGTGACGTTCCACAAACAGATGGGCGTGGACCCGAGCACGGGCCGAGTGGCGCATGCGATCGACGATTTTTCAAAAGAACTGCGCGCGATCGGGATTCTGGAAGTCCTGGATCGCCGAATGGATTTCATCGCGCCGGAGACCGCGTACGCGAGTTTGGAGATCAAACTGCGGACGATGGGCTGGCGCGAAGGTTCGAAGCTGCTCGTGATCAATCCCTCCGCGTCTCGCCCGATCAACCGCTGGCCGCTGGAGCGATTTCAGGCCCTGGCGGCGCACTTCGCCCAGACGCCCAACTGCCAAGTGATCGTGACCGGAGCGCCGCGAAGCTTTCGGACGGTGATGGATGCGCTGGATGAAGTCAGCCTCGCCGCCGCTGTCGCCGCCGTCGATCCGCGCATTATCGATCTGGCCGGCCTGCTGACGGTGAAAGAACTGGGCGCCCTGCTGGCGCGCGCGGATACGTTTTTGACCTGCGATACGGGGCCGATGCATATCGGCGCGGCGGTCGGCTCTCCGATGGTCGTGCTCAGCGGCGCGGCGGACCCGAACCGAACCGGGCCGATCGGCGAGAACGCCACGGTGCTGATCGACCGGACGCTGAGCTGTGTTCCGTGCCGCGACCGGCTTTGCGCGCGCGGCGACGTGATGTGCATGCAAAATCTGAGTGTTGAGAACGTGATCGCCGCCGTGACGGAGCGACTGGGCTGGAATTTGAGGAGAAATCGTGGACGGCGCCTTCCCATGGTATCGTAA
- the waaF gene encoding lipopolysaccharide heptosyltransferase II has protein sequence MTRKILVVNMNYLGDALLTTPAMAAMRRAYPDAQIDTIVGSGAAAGVLAGNPDIDKIIPRTARDSWGRCKQLFQTLKRGKYTDVVILPPLPAYALTAFVAGTPVRVGQANRGMNRFLTDLRHTNAVHMADAMLDTVHVPNDARPAHRSLTVAVDPQAVVETDQLLARLGIDLERDLVAVNVGATRPQKRWMAENFAAVLDELSDHQLVLIGSGPEDEALTKDVLGRVRVAQPVNLVSKTSIPQLAALLRRSRALLSADSGPMHLATAVGAPVIALFGSTDPRITGPYDEESQSIYKALHCAPCGNHPTCEGRFDCMRAITPEEAALAVRSLLRRNNPMRQLPLAPSEARGHAEPSSKPSVTNEPKHVLIVTKFRFIGDTLLAIPVFRAARRRWPDARIVLLTGRNARMLLKNNPYLDEIIEFDPNKRDRGQRAFWRFVRRIHAGRFDLCLILNRSFHSALLTWVAGSRGRAGFDSEGRGPLLSSRVPYDREKSEIACYFDVLRSVAPEAEINSALELWINSEERAEAEWRIEAALGSGWKTHRLIGIQPGASLPGKRWSAERFALVADTLAASDPNARIVLVGGPDEQDAAAEMLAACSEETLRQTVSFIGQCDLRGSLAVIEQLGLFVGNDTAVMHSAVALGAPTVALFGPTNPRKWGNYGERRSVIESPNGRMDGIDVEPVVAAARRLLEASLLAK, from the coding sequence ATGACGCGTAAGATTCTAGTCGTCAACATGAATTATCTCGGGGACGCGCTGCTCACGACGCCGGCGATGGCGGCGATGCGGCGCGCGTATCCGGACGCTCAAATCGACACCATCGTCGGCAGCGGCGCCGCCGCCGGCGTTCTCGCGGGCAATCCCGATATCGACAAGATCATCCCGCGCACGGCGCGCGACAGCTGGGGCCGCTGCAAGCAGCTCTTCCAAACGCTGAAACGAGGCAAGTACACCGATGTCGTGATCCTGCCGCCGCTGCCGGCCTATGCGCTGACGGCGTTTGTCGCGGGGACTCCCGTGCGCGTCGGGCAGGCCAACCGGGGGATGAACCGCTTTCTGACCGATCTGCGCCATACCAACGCCGTGCATATGGCGGACGCTATGCTGGACACCGTCCACGTCCCCAACGACGCTCGCCCCGCGCATCGCAGCCTCACGGTCGCCGTGGATCCGCAGGCTGTCGTCGAGACGGATCAATTGCTCGCACGCCTAGGGATCGATCTGGAGCGCGATCTTGTCGCGGTCAATGTCGGAGCCACCCGGCCGCAGAAGCGGTGGATGGCGGAGAACTTCGCCGCCGTGCTGGATGAGCTGTCGGACCATCAGCTGGTGCTGATCGGCTCGGGGCCGGAGGATGAGGCGCTGACAAAAGACGTGCTCGGGCGTGTCCGGGTCGCGCAGCCGGTGAATCTTGTCTCCAAAACCTCCATCCCTCAGCTGGCGGCGCTGCTGCGGCGCAGCCGGGCGCTGCTGAGCGCCGACTCCGGGCCGATGCATTTGGCGACGGCGGTTGGGGCGCCCGTGATCGCGCTGTTCGGCTCGACGGATCCCCGGATTACCGGCCCGTACGACGAAGAGTCGCAATCGATCTACAAAGCGCTGCACTGCGCGCCGTGCGGCAACCATCCAACCTGCGAAGGGCGCTTCGACTGCATGCGCGCCATCACGCCCGAGGAAGCGGCGCTGGCGGTTCGGTCGCTGCTGCGCCGGAATAATCCAATGCGCCAGCTTCCGCTGGCGCCGTCCGAGGCCCGGGGGCACGCGGAGCCGTCGTCAAAGCCGTCCGTGACAAACGAGCCGAAGCACGTTTTGATCGTGACCAAATTTCGCTTCATCGGCGATACGCTGCTCGCGATCCCGGTCTTCCGAGCCGCGCGGCGGCGCTGGCCGGACGCGCGGATCGTGCTGCTGACGGGCCGAAACGCCCGGATGCTGCTCAAGAACAATCCGTATCTGGACGAGATCATCGAGTTCGATCCCAACAAGCGCGACCGCGGCCAGCGGGCGTTCTGGCGCTTTGTCCGGCGCATTCACGCCGGCCGCTTCGACCTTTGCTTGATCCTCAACCGTTCGTTCCATTCGGCGCTGCTGACCTGGGTCGCGGGCTCGCGCGGGCGCGCGGGGTTTGATTCGGAAGGGCGTGGCCCGCTGCTGAGCAGCCGCGTGCCGTACGACCGGGAGAAAAGCGAGATCGCCTGCTATTTCGACGTGCTCCGGTCGGTGGCGCCGGAGGCGGAGATCAATTCGGCGCTGGAGCTTTGGATCAATTCCGAGGAGCGCGCGGAAGCTGAGTGGCGGATCGAAGCGGCGCTTGGATCGGGATGGAAGACGCACCGGCTGATCGGCATTCAGCCCGGCGCCAGCCTGCCCGGCAAGCGGTGGAGCGCGGAGCGCTTCGCGTTGGTGGCCGACACGCTGGCCGCATCCGATCCGAACGCGCGGATCGTTCTTGTCGGCGGCCCGGATGAGCAGGACGCCGCCGCCGAGATGCTGGCGGCGTGTTCGGAGGAGACGCTGCGCCAAACGGTGTCGTTCATCGGGCAGTGCGACCTGCGCGGCTCCCTGGCGGTGATCGAGCAGCTGGGATTATTTGTCGGCAACGACACGGCGGTGATGCACTCGGCGGTTGCGCTGGGGGCGCCGACGGTGGCGCTGTTCGGCCCGACTAACCCGCGCAAATGGGGCAATTACGGGGAGCGCCGCAGCGTGATCGAATCGCCCAATGGCCGGATGGACGGGATCGACGTTGAGCCCGTGGTGGCGGCCGCGCGCCGCTTGCTGGAGGCGTCTTTGCTTGCGAAGTGA
- a CDS encoding glycosyltransferase family 9 protein, whose protein sequence is MTLPQLPSLANVKRLLIVKTSSIGDILHALPAVEAIQRARPDISIDWVVRKRCASVLEGNPVIRALHVVPNKPTMRDLLSVRRDLRARRYDCALDLQGLGLSGLLTWLSGAPIRIGIDRNREGNAYFLTHPIVSAKLGGEHGDRHAVDILYGFSELFGAHPKRGEFPEQRYLTDGIASEVLVDVRALPCPRVALNVGASWEYKKWPVGYWVELADTLIEQGRSIVFVGDSKDAEVVGQVKIKMRAAEPIVDVSGRTSSLRELAAVLESCDVLVTGDTGPMHMGVAVGTPTVALFGATNSDRTGPYGARNIVLNMHLSCSPCYRKPTCDGRVDCMRAITPGMALEAVDRELAMGKRVA, encoded by the coding sequence ATGACACTCCCTCAACTCCCATCGCTGGCTAATGTAAAACGTCTGCTGATCGTCAAAACCAGCAGTATCGGCGACATCCTTCACGCTCTGCCCGCCGTGGAAGCGATCCAACGGGCGCGGCCGGACATATCGATCGACTGGGTCGTTCGCAAGCGTTGCGCCAGCGTTCTGGAGGGCAACCCGGTCATTCGCGCCCTGCATGTCGTTCCCAACAAGCCGACGATGCGCGACCTGCTCTCCGTCCGGCGCGATCTGCGCGCGCGTCGCTACGACTGCGCGCTGGACCTGCAAGGGCTGGGGCTGAGCGGGCTGCTGACTTGGCTCTCCGGCGCGCCGATTCGCATTGGGATCGATCGCAACCGCGAGGGCAACGCGTACTTTTTGACGCACCCGATCGTCTCGGCCAAGCTGGGCGGCGAACATGGCGACCGGCACGCCGTCGATATTCTTTACGGCTTTTCCGAACTGTTCGGGGCGCATCCGAAGCGAGGGGAGTTTCCCGAGCAGCGCTATTTGACGGATGGGATCGCGTCCGAAGTGCTGGTGGACGTGCGGGCGCTGCCGTGCCCACGCGTCGCGCTCAATGTCGGCGCTTCCTGGGAATATAAGAAGTGGCCGGTCGGTTACTGGGTGGAGCTGGCCGATACGCTGATCGAACAGGGCCGAAGCATCGTCTTCGTCGGCGATTCGAAAGATGCGGAAGTGGTCGGCCAGGTGAAGATCAAGATGCGCGCCGCCGAACCGATCGTGGACGTCTCGGGCCGTACGTCGTCGCTGCGTGAGCTGGCGGCGGTGCTGGAATCCTGCGATGTCCTGGTGACGGGGGATACGGGACCGATGCATATGGGCGTCGCGGTCGGAACTCCCACGGTGGCGCTGTTCGGCGCGACCAATTCGGACCGCACCGGGCCGTACGGCGCGCGAAATATCGTCTTGAATATGCATCTTTCCTGCTCGCCGTGTTACCGAAAACCAACCTGCGACGGCCGCGTGGACTGCATGCGCGCCATCACGCCCGGCATGGCGCTGGAGGCGGTGGACCGTGAGCTCGCGATGGGCAAGAGGGTGGCGTAA
- a CDS encoding lysophospholipid acyltransferase family protein: MKKRIWQAFVRNTFRTLLWSLRLAPWKSVMAWGAALGAFGYKCSARYRNVADRNLKAAYGDQMSERERQALIKKVFQHFCGTLLEFLKAPTLTPDQLRSFVKADSYAYVEELLARGKGMILVTAHFGNWELLARRAALEGYEFAVVARQSDDAAFNEITDKLRENGGYVVHPRGASPKALLQRLRKGGIIAILPDQKSEDVFVPFFGRLAGTVAGPAVIALKTGAPILPMFCIRQPDGTYRMELRPEIDITSTGDTEADSTRIMADLTAVIEDVVRQYPEQWLWLHDRWKVPPPAHLAEEYAARTRQHDTPSTPIAG, encoded by the coding sequence ATGAAAAAGCGAATTTGGCAAGCTTTCGTTCGGAACACCTTTCGCACGCTGCTGTGGTCGCTGCGTCTGGCGCCCTGGAAGTCCGTTATGGCCTGGGGGGCGGCGTTGGGCGCGTTCGGCTACAAATGCTCCGCGCGCTACCGCAATGTCGCCGACCGCAATTTGAAAGCCGCCTACGGCGATCAGATGAGCGAGCGCGAGCGCCAGGCGCTGATCAAGAAAGTATTCCAGCACTTCTGCGGCACCCTTTTGGAGTTTTTGAAGGCGCCGACGCTGACGCCCGATCAGCTGCGCTCATTCGTCAAAGCCGATTCGTACGCCTATGTCGAGGAGCTGCTCGCTCGCGGCAAAGGCATGATCCTGGTGACGGCGCACTTCGGCAACTGGGAGCTTCTGGCCCGTCGCGCGGCGCTGGAGGGTTATGAGTTTGCGGTGGTGGCGCGCCAGAGCGATGATGCGGCGTTCAACGAGATTACGGATAAGCTGCGCGAAAACGGCGGATACGTCGTGCATCCGCGCGGCGCGTCCCCGAAGGCGCTGCTGCAAAGGCTGCGCAAGGGCGGCATCATCGCCATTCTCCCGGACCAGAAGTCGGAAGATGTCTTCGTCCCGTTCTTTGGGCGCCTCGCGGGCACCGTGGCCGGCCCGGCCGTCATCGCTCTGAAGACCGGAGCGCCGATCCTGCCGATGTTCTGCATCCGCCAGCCGGACGGAACATACCGGATGGAGCTGCGCCCAGAGATCGATATTACATCCACGGGCGACACGGAGGCCGATTCCACGCGCATCATGGCGGATCTGACGGCGGTGATTGAGGATGTGGTGCGTCAGTATCCGGAACAGTGGCTGTGGCTGCACGATCGATGGAAAGTCCCGCCGCCGGCGCATCTGGCCGAGGAATACGCAGCGCGAACAAGGCAACATGACACTCCCTCAACTCCCATCGCTGGCTAA
- the lpxK gene encoding tetraacyldisaccharide 4'-kinase: MSSRLEQYLLKTIAVEDPARGVAASITRGALGGLASLYDGGLELYLGAERFGVRKRARLPIPVISVGNLSVGGAGKTPMTAFLANRLTADGRRIAILSRGHGGESQEARHVSEGDGSVLMTAAQAGDEPVLLAELCPRVPVLVGKDRRLSGREALRRHALDAFVLDDGFQFWQLERDLDIVLLDARRPFDNGYPLPRGLLREPKRHLSRAGIVVATRADRIDSDGRAALAAEVTALNADAPLFFATHAPSMWLSVGQAPVAARPLEEMRGARVIAVSAIAQPESFRRTLLAAGVEIVTHIVRDDHYPFTENDIQAAEEERLRSGADAIVMTEKDAVKWSAVSAGGSCPAYALRIAMAIEDEARFMKEIERRVFTAAPNARRSA; encoded by the coding sequence ATGAGTTCGCGTCTGGAACAGTACTTACTGAAAACGATTGCCGTGGAGGACCCCGCGCGGGGCGTCGCGGCCAGCATCACGCGCGGGGCGCTCGGCGGGCTGGCGTCGCTCTACGATGGAGGTCTGGAGCTGTATCTGGGCGCGGAGCGGTTTGGGGTGAGAAAGCGCGCGCGTCTCCCCATTCCCGTCATCAGTGTCGGTAACCTCAGTGTCGGCGGCGCCGGCAAGACGCCGATGACGGCGTTTCTGGCGAACCGTTTGACGGCCGATGGGCGGCGTATTGCGATTTTGAGCCGAGGGCATGGCGGCGAATCGCAGGAAGCGCGCCATGTGTCCGAAGGCGACGGCAGCGTGCTTATGACGGCGGCGCAGGCCGGCGATGAGCCGGTGCTGCTGGCCGAACTTTGCCCGCGCGTTCCGGTGCTCGTAGGAAAAGACCGGCGACTTTCCGGGCGTGAGGCGCTGCGCCGCCATGCCTTGGACGCATTTGTTCTCGACGATGGATTTCAGTTCTGGCAGCTGGAGCGCGATCTCGATATCGTGCTGCTCGACGCCCGCCGCCCATTCGACAACGGCTATCCGCTTCCACGCGGGCTGCTGCGCGAGCCGAAGCGGCATCTGTCGCGCGCGGGGATCGTCGTCGCCACGCGAGCCGACCGAATTGACAGTGACGGGCGAGCGGCGCTGGCCGCCGAAGTGACCGCGCTCAACGCCGATGCGCCCTTGTTTTTCGCGACTCATGCGCCGTCGATGTGGCTGTCCGTGGGACAAGCGCCGGTAGCGGCGCGGCCGCTGGAAGAGATGCGCGGCGCGCGGGTGATTGCGGTCTCGGCGATCGCGCAGCCCGAGTCGTTTCGCCGGACGCTCCTTGCCGCCGGCGTCGAGATCGTGACGCACATCGTGCGCGACGATCACTATCCCTTTACAGAGAACGACATCCAGGCGGCGGAAGAGGAGCGTTTGCGCTCGGGGGCCGACGCGATTGTCATGACGGAGAAAGACGCCGTGAAGTGGAGCGCCGTTTCGGCGGGCGGCTCCTGTCCGGCCTACGCGCTTCGGATCGCGATGGCGATTGAGGACGAGGCGCGTTTTATGAAAGAGATCGAACGGCGAGTCTTTACGGCCGCGCCGAATGCACGAAGAAGCGCATGA